The following are encoded together in the Rhizobium tumorigenes genome:
- the msrA gene encoding peptide-methionine (S)-S-oxide reductase MsrA, giving the protein MTMSLKYSMREALSHYGRRAGTAVAVLLVGGTVLHLTPSQAGEAREIPKATVDEAPGSGTETIALAGGCFWGVQGVFQHVDGVVSAVSGYAGGAKNTAEYETVSTGSTGHAETVKVVFDPHKISLGHLLQIYFSVAHDPTELNRQGPDSGTQYRSAIFPTTPEQARVAKAYIDQLNKAHVFGEAVVTKIEPGKSFYPAETYHQNFLTTHPTYPYIAINDMPKIDDLKRMFPEDYRAEPVLVTASN; this is encoded by the coding sequence ATGACAATGTCTTTGAAATATTCCATGCGCGAAGCCTTGTCCCACTATGGCCGACGGGCCGGCACCGCTGTCGCGGTGCTTCTGGTCGGCGGCACTGTGCTGCATCTCACACCTTCCCAGGCCGGCGAAGCCCGCGAGATTCCAAAAGCGACTGTCGACGAAGCGCCGGGTTCCGGCACCGAGACAATCGCGCTGGCCGGGGGCTGTTTCTGGGGCGTGCAGGGCGTCTTCCAGCATGTCGACGGCGTCGTCAGTGCGGTGTCCGGTTATGCCGGCGGCGCGAAGAACACCGCTGAATACGAGACTGTCAGCACCGGCAGCACGGGCCATGCCGAGACCGTGAAGGTGGTCTTCGACCCGCATAAGATCAGCCTCGGCCATCTGCTGCAGATCTACTTCTCAGTTGCTCACGATCCAACGGAATTGAACCGCCAGGGGCCGGACAGCGGTACCCAGTACCGCTCGGCAATCTTTCCGACCACGCCTGAACAGGCGCGCGTCGCCAAGGCCTATATCGATCAACTGAACAAGGCACACGTTTTCGGTGAGGCTGTCGTCACGAAGATCGAGCCGGGAAAGAGCTTCTATCCGGCCGAGACTTATCATCAGAATTTCCTGACGACCCACCCGACCTATCCCTACATCGCCATCAACGACATGCCGAAAATAGATGACCTGAAGCGCATGTTCCCCGAGGACTATCGCGCCGAACCGGTACTGGTGACCGCCAGCAACTGA
- the msrB gene encoding peptide-methionine (R)-S-oxide reductase MsrB, whose product MQTRRALLMTVATGAAVFSARSWNGSLGTAAAATFPLTHSDAEWHKLLTADQYDVLRNEGTERPFTSPLLEEHRKGRFACAGCELPLFSSETKFESGTGWPSFWQPLPKAVGSVKDTSYGMARNAVHCARCGSHIGHVFNDGPKPTGLRYCMNGIAMTFQASSA is encoded by the coding sequence ATGCAGACGAGACGCGCATTGCTGATGACTGTGGCAACCGGTGCGGCGGTGTTTTCCGCGCGGAGCTGGAACGGATCGCTGGGGACTGCGGCTGCCGCAACGTTTCCTCTGACCCATTCCGATGCGGAATGGCACAAGCTTTTGACCGCAGACCAATACGACGTTCTGCGCAACGAGGGCACGGAACGCCCTTTCACCAGCCCGCTGCTGGAAGAACACCGCAAAGGACGCTTTGCCTGCGCCGGCTGCGAACTACCGCTGTTTTCATCGGAAACCAAGTTCGAGAGCGGCACGGGCTGGCCGAGTTTCTGGCAACCGCTGCCGAAAGCCGTCGGGTCCGTCAAGGATACGTCCTACGGCATGGCGCGCAACGCCGTGCATTGTGCCCGTTGCGGCAGTCATATCGGCCATGTCTTCAACGACGGCCCCAAGCCGACCGGCCTTCGCTACTGCATGAACGGCATCGCCATGACGTTCCAGGCGTCATCAGCGTGA
- a CDS encoding metallophosphoesterase family protein — MKIIQITDTHVSPGKPHFNGNWEPLARWINDSGADLVIHTGDLSVDGADKDEDLVFSMDLMRQVSAPMLILPGNHDVGHLPGSPQPVNAERLARWRRLVGPDRWVEDRGNWRLIGLNSQLMGFEDGEDEAQFEWLETTLASRGDRRVAIFAHKPLFVDTPDEGDTGYWSVRPNQRQRLYNLIAAHDVALFGSGHLHWAWKGGFSTTATVWAPPAAFILDKMEREMPGERFVGAAIHTFADDVTTELVAVPGMTAYFLDDVVEEVYPQAAHKVVRDAAQ, encoded by the coding sequence ATGAAAATCATCCAGATTACCGACACCCATGTCAGCCCCGGAAAGCCGCATTTTAACGGCAACTGGGAGCCGCTGGCACGCTGGATCAACGACAGCGGCGCCGATCTTGTCATCCACACCGGCGACCTCAGCGTCGACGGCGCCGACAAGGACGAGGATCTCGTCTTCTCTATGGATCTGATGCGGCAGGTCTCCGCACCGATGCTGATCCTCCCCGGCAATCATGACGTCGGCCATCTCCCGGGTTCGCCCCAGCCCGTCAATGCCGAGCGGCTTGCCCGCTGGCGTCGTCTCGTTGGCCCCGACCGCTGGGTTGAAGATCGAGGCAACTGGCGCCTGATCGGCCTCAACAGCCAGTTGATGGGCTTTGAGGATGGCGAAGACGAAGCTCAGTTCGAATGGCTGGAAACAACGCTTGCCAGCAGGGGCGACCGCCGCGTCGCCATCTTCGCCCACAAACCGCTGTTCGTCGATACGCCGGACGAAGGCGACACCGGCTACTGGAGCGTCCGACCGAACCAGCGACAGCGCCTCTACAATCTGATCGCCGCCCATGATGTTGCGCTGTTTGGCAGCGGTCATCTACACTGGGCCTGGAAGGGCGGCTTCAGCACCACCGCCACCGTCTGGGCGCCACCGGCTGCCTTCATCCTTGACAAGATGGAACGGGAAATGCCGGGCGAACGCTTTGTCGGCGCCGCTATCCACACTTTTGCCGATGACGTCACCACCGAGCTTGTCGCCGTTCCCGGCATGACCGCCTATTTTCTCGACGATGTCGTCGAGGAGGTCTATCCCCAGGCAGCCCACAAGGTCGTCCGGGATGCGGCCCAATGA
- a CDS encoding SlyX family protein: MSDQESRITQLEEVVAYQAKTIDELSDQLTAQWKVVEETRYKLERLVERFMTLEEETAEAPANAKPPHY, from the coding sequence ATGTCTGACCAGGAAAGCCGCATTACCCAGCTTGAGGAAGTTGTCGCCTATCAGGCAAAGACCATCGACGAACTCTCCGACCAACTGACGGCGCAGTGGAAGGTGGTCGAGGAAACCCGCTACAAGCTCGAACGGCTGGTGGAGCGTTTCATGACGCTTGAGGAAGAAACCGCCGAGGCGCCGGCTAACGCGAAACCGCCGCACTACTGA
- a CDS encoding FdhF/YdeP family oxidoreductase, whose product MSDTPKIEPNDAPAGGWGSVRSLAHQARENGQPLSVVAGLAKQNKTDGFACVSCAWAKPAKPHPAEFCENGAKATFWELAAARANPDFFARHTVTELRGWSDYDLENAGRLMQPMRYDAASDHYVPVSWDEAFSAIGRELKAIRTVDPNKVVFYASGRASLETSYMYQLMARVYGTNNLPDSSNMCHESTSVALPESIGIPVGTVRLDDFETAEAFLFFGHNTGSNAPRMLHQLQEAVQRGAEIVTFNPLKERGLERFVNPQNPIQMATNHATEISSQYHQVKAGGDIAAIAGICKALLATDDADLASGGNGVLDREFLAEHTHGAEEFIDYVRSQDWDVLVRESGLPIAAMVQAADTYSRAKSVIGIYGMGLTQHKLGVQAVQMLVNLLLLRGNIGRPGAGICPVRGHSNVQGQRTVGISEKTKLVPLDRLKELYHFEPPREDGLTTVDACQSIIEGDVDGFIGLGGNFLRAVPERELMEERWPAMRLTVQIATRLNRGQLFNGSVSYLLPCLGRTEIDEQASGPQAVSVEDSTSCIHGSRGFHAPAGPGLYSETKIVAGIAKASLPDNPDIPWDTWVDDYAMIRDAIEATYPKIFKDFNKRLFNPGGFEKPLAARERDWQTDTGKANFKVPTALSASFAEDHVDIFRLMTLRSNDQFNTTVYGYSDRFRGVEGTRMVIFLNAADMQRLGIAKDETVSLVTAADDDIVRRLDGLRAVPYSIPEGCCGAYYPECNSLIPLWQHAEKSKVPAAKSVPVYILKDGSKLEPMPLYSRIVTSQPVGIET is encoded by the coding sequence ATGTCCGACACTCCGAAAATCGAACCGAACGATGCTCCGGCTGGCGGATGGGGATCGGTCCGATCGCTGGCCCATCAGGCGCGGGAAAACGGCCAGCCGCTCAGCGTGGTTGCCGGTCTCGCCAAGCAGAACAAGACCGATGGCTTTGCCTGCGTCAGCTGCGCCTGGGCAAAGCCCGCCAAGCCGCACCCGGCCGAGTTCTGCGAAAATGGCGCCAAGGCGACATTCTGGGAACTGGCCGCTGCGCGTGCAAACCCGGATTTCTTCGCACGGCACACGGTCACCGAATTGCGCGGCTGGAGCGACTACGATCTCGAAAACGCCGGCCGGCTGATGCAGCCGATGCGATACGATGCCGCGAGCGACCACTATGTTCCCGTTTCTTGGGACGAGGCCTTTTCAGCCATCGGCCGCGAACTGAAGGCAATCCGTACAGTCGATCCCAACAAGGTCGTGTTCTATGCCTCCGGCCGGGCCTCGCTGGAAACATCCTACATGTATCAGCTGATGGCTCGGGTTTACGGCACCAACAACCTGCCTGACAGCTCCAACATGTGCCACGAATCCACCTCTGTCGCACTTCCGGAGAGCATCGGGATTCCAGTCGGAACGGTGCGGCTGGACGACTTCGAGACGGCGGAAGCCTTCCTTTTCTTTGGCCACAACACAGGCTCCAATGCGCCGCGCATGCTGCACCAGCTGCAGGAAGCAGTGCAGCGAGGCGCCGAGATCGTCACCTTCAATCCGCTGAAGGAACGTGGCCTCGAGCGCTTCGTCAATCCGCAAAACCCGATCCAGATGGCCACCAACCACGCCACCGAGATCAGCAGCCAGTATCACCAGGTCAAGGCAGGTGGCGACATTGCCGCTATAGCCGGCATCTGCAAGGCACTGCTGGCAACCGACGACGCCGACCTCGCATCCGGCGGGAACGGCGTCCTCGACCGTGAATTTCTGGCAGAACACACCCACGGCGCCGAGGAATTCATCGACTACGTCAGGTCTCAGGATTGGGACGTCCTCGTTCGGGAATCCGGCCTGCCAATTGCAGCAATGGTCCAGGCAGCGGATACCTACAGTCGCGCCAAATCCGTGATCGGCATCTACGGCATGGGACTGACCCAGCACAAGCTTGGCGTCCAAGCGGTCCAGATGCTGGTCAACCTGCTCCTGCTGCGCGGCAATATCGGCCGGCCCGGCGCCGGCATCTGCCCCGTGCGCGGCCACTCTAATGTCCAGGGCCAGCGTACGGTCGGCATTTCGGAAAAGACCAAGCTGGTCCCGCTGGACAGGCTGAAGGAACTCTACCACTTCGAACCACCTCGCGAGGATGGACTAACCACCGTCGATGCCTGCCAGTCCATCATCGAGGGCGATGTCGATGGCTTCATCGGCCTCGGTGGCAATTTCCTTCGCGCCGTGCCGGAACGGGAACTGATGGAGGAGCGCTGGCCGGCCATGCGCCTGACAGTGCAGATCGCCACCCGGCTTAACCGCGGTCAGCTGTTCAACGGCAGCGTCTCCTACCTCCTGCCGTGCCTCGGCAGAACCGAGATCGACGAGCAGGCAAGCGGTCCGCAGGCCGTCAGCGTCGAGGACAGCACGTCCTGCATCCACGGGTCCAGGGGTTTTCACGCTCCGGCGGGCCCCGGTCTCTATTCCGAGACAAAAATCGTTGCAGGGATCGCCAAGGCCAGCCTGCCCGACAATCCGGACATCCCATGGGACACCTGGGTCGACGACTACGCCATGATACGCGACGCCATCGAGGCCACCTACCCAAAGATATTCAAGGATTTCAACAAGCGGCTGTTCAACCCCGGCGGCTTTGAAAAGCCGCTCGCCGCCCGCGAGCGCGATTGGCAGACGGACACGGGCAAGGCAAATTTCAAGGTACCAACCGCGCTGTCGGCAAGCTTCGCAGAGGACCACGTCGACATCTTCCGGCTGATGACATTGCGCAGCAACGACCAGTTCAACACGACTGTCTATGGCTACAGCGACCGCTTTCGCGGCGTCGAAGGCACCCGCATGGTGATTTTCCTCAACGCAGCGGACATGCAGAGGCTCGGCATTGCCAAGGACGAGACTGTGTCGTTGGTGACAGCTGCAGATGACGATATCGTCCGCCGGCTGGATGGCCTGAGGGCTGTGCCGTACAGCATCCCGGAAGGATGCTGCGGCGCCTATTACCCAGAGTGCAACTCGTTGATACCGCTCTGGCAACATGCCGAGAAGAGCAAGGTGCCCGCCGCAAAATCTGTCCCTGTGTACATCCTGAAGGACGGAAGCAAGCTTGAGCCAATGCCACTCTACAGCCGGATCGTAACGAGCCAGCCGGTCGGCATCGAGACGTAA